A region from the Paenibacillus humicola genome encodes:
- the cbiB gene encoding adenosylcobinamide-phosphate synthase CbiB, whose protein sequence is MLFYSLPEALLLLAAAIVIDWLIGDPKWPTHPVIYIGRLVRALERRLRPEGVRLGAVQLKVRGAVLTAVTTIAAFGATAAITEAARWIHPWLGYAATAWLISSTIAVKGLKDAAMLVYRPLIAGDLAQARAYAGHIVSRDTSALDERGAARAAVETVAENTVDALVSPLVFALLGGAPLAMLYRAANTLDSMVGYRSDKYVHFGWSSARFDDALNYVPARLTGLLLAFAALLLPGLSAARALRAVFVFAHRHPSPNSGIPESAAAGAIGIELGGHNVYFGTVSERARLGWPLRPLAAGDIVHTVRLLYTVSAAILAGVLIWWFFVR, encoded by the coding sequence ATGCTGTTTTATTCCCTTCCGGAAGCATTGCTCCTCCTTGCCGCCGCAATCGTCATCGACTGGCTGATCGGCGACCCGAAATGGCCGACGCATCCGGTCATTTACATCGGCCGTCTGGTCCGTGCGCTGGAGCGCCGTCTCCGGCCGGAGGGGGTCCGGCTCGGCGCCGTTCAGTTGAAGGTGCGCGGTGCCGTCTTGACCGCGGTGACGACGATCGCCGCATTCGGCGCGACAGCGGCGATTACGGAAGCGGCCAGATGGATTCATCCGTGGCTCGGGTATGCCGCGACGGCCTGGTTGATCTCGTCCACCATCGCCGTCAAGGGACTGAAGGACGCGGCGATGCTCGTTTACCGGCCTTTGATCGCCGGCGACCTGGCGCAGGCGCGAGCGTACGCCGGCCATATCGTCAGCCGGGATACTTCTGCGCTGGACGAGCGGGGCGCCGCCCGGGCGGCGGTGGAAACGGTCGCCGAGAACACGGTCGACGCGCTCGTTTCGCCGCTCGTCTTCGCGCTCCTCGGCGGAGCTCCGCTCGCCATGCTGTACCGGGCGGCCAACACGCTGGACTCAATGGTCGGCTACCGCAGCGACAAGTACGTGCATTTCGGCTGGTCGTCCGCCCGTTTTGACGACGCGCTCAATTACGTGCCGGCGCGGCTGACCGGCCTGCTGCTCGCCTTTGCGGCGCTGCTGCTGCCCGGCCTGTCGGCGGCGCGGGCTCTCCGCGCCGTATTCGTCTTTGCGCACCGCCATCCGAGCCCGAACAGCGGCATTCCCGAGTCGGCGGCCGCCGGCGCAATCGGCATTGAACTGGGCGGACACAACGTTTATTTCGGCACCGTTTCGGAACGGGCGCGGCTCGGGTGGCCGCTGCGGCCGCTCGCGGCCGGGGATATCGTACACACGGTGCGGCTCTTATATACGGTCAGCGCAGCTATTTTGGCGGGGGTGCTCATCTGGTGGTTTTTCGTGCGATAA
- a CDS encoding cobyric acid synthase produces MKENRKAKTVMLQGTASDVGKSVLTAALCRIFTEDGYRTAPFKSQNMSNNSYVTWDGREIGRAQGMQADACGILATTDMNPVLLKPKKDMIAQVVIHGRPLGDYEARAYREQLLAEAEPIVRGSLDRLRNACDVVVLEGAGSPAEINLKDRDIVNMRAAAWAEAPVVLVADIDRGGMFAAIVGTLELLEPEERGRVCGFIVNKFRGDVSLLQPGLDWLERKTGKPVLGVVPYLHGIALEDEDSLSLDTSLAGAGTSPAPGEDRQLDIAVLRLPHISNFTDIDPLHSEPDVRIRYVSDVSQWGTPDAVIVPGSKNAVDDLLYLRTSGLAERLKRHAAAGGHTAGICGGYEMMGVRLLDPLHAESDRDETEGLGWFPFEVVFAAEKRTRRVEGIAALPGLPAGEYTVEGYEIHMGAVVWRPEGGEDVRHPFRLRDSQADAVAIAGPSPGNRDNGNAVQSADIRETEDHPLPAGRDEQGGAWGETFAEGCASQDGRIWGTFMHGVLHNDGFRRAWLNRLRAERGLEPLADGVRFKLRREEAFARLAEHVRAFVDMDRLKALIGLQDERRK; encoded by the coding sequence ATGAAAGAAAACCGTAAAGCGAAAACCGTCATGCTGCAGGGGACGGCCTCGGACGTCGGGAAAAGCGTGCTGACCGCAGCGCTTTGCCGCATTTTCACGGAAGACGGTTATCGCACCGCTCCGTTCAAATCGCAGAACATGTCGAACAATTCGTACGTCACCTGGGACGGCAGGGAAATCGGAAGGGCGCAGGGCATGCAGGCGGACGCGTGCGGCATTTTGGCGACGACGGATATGAATCCCGTGCTGCTGAAGCCGAAAAAGGATATGATTGCCCAGGTGGTGATCCACGGCAGGCCGCTCGGCGATTACGAGGCGCGCGCCTACCGGGAACAGCTGCTGGCCGAGGCGGAGCCGATCGTGCGCGGATCGCTGGACCGGCTGCGAAACGCCTGCGATGTCGTCGTGCTTGAGGGTGCGGGCAGTCCGGCCGAAATTAATCTGAAGGACCGCGACATCGTCAATATGCGCGCGGCCGCGTGGGCGGAAGCGCCGGTCGTGCTCGTGGCCGATATCGACCGGGGCGGCATGTTCGCGGCGATCGTCGGGACGCTGGAGCTGCTGGAGCCGGAGGAACGCGGCCGGGTATGCGGCTTTATCGTCAACAAGTTCCGGGGCGACGTCTCGCTGCTGCAGCCGGGCCTCGACTGGCTCGAGCGCAAAACGGGCAAGCCCGTGCTCGGCGTCGTTCCTTATCTCCACGGGATTGCGCTGGAGGATGAAGATTCGCTGTCGCTCGACACGTCGCTTGCGGGCGCCGGAACGTCACCCGCTCCGGGAGAGGATCGGCAGCTGGATATCGCCGTCCTTCGCCTCCCTCATATTTCCAATTTCACCGATATCGATCCGCTTCACAGCGAGCCCGACGTACGGATTCGGTACGTTTCGGACGTCTCCCAATGGGGAACGCCGGACGCCGTCATTGTTCCGGGGAGCAAAAATGCGGTGGACGACCTGCTGTATTTGCGGACAAGCGGCCTTGCGGAACGGCTTAAGCGGCATGCCGCTGCCGGAGGGCACACAGCAGGCATTTGCGGCGGTTACGAAATGATGGGCGTGCGGCTGCTCGACCCGCTCCATGCGGAATCGGACCGGGACGAAACGGAAGGGCTCGGCTGGTTTCCGTTCGAGGTGGTGTTTGCGGCGGAGAAAAGGACCCGGCGCGTCGAGGGCATTGCCGCTCTGCCCGGTCTGCCGGCCGGGGAATATACGGTCGAAGGGTACGAAATTCATATGGGTGCCGTCGTCTGGCGGCCTGAAGGCGGGGAAGACGTGCGGCACCCGTTCCGGCTGCGCGACAGTCAGGCCGATGCTGTCGCAATAGCCGGGCCTTCCCCCGGAAACCGAGATAACGGAAACGCTGTTCAATCCGCAGACATCCGGGAAACGGAGGATCATCCTTTGCCGGCTGGGCGGGACGAACAAGGCGGCGCTTGGGGGGAAACGTTTGCGGAAGGCTGCGCTTCGCAGGATGGGCGGATTTGGGGGACCTTTATGCACGGGGTTCTCCACAACGACGGGTTTCGCCGCGCATGGCTGAACCGCCTTCGTGCAGAACGCGGTCTGGAGCCGCTTGCGGACGGCGTCCGGTTCAAGCTGCGCCGGGAAGAGGCGTTTGCAAGACTGGCCGAACACGTCCGCGCGTTTGTCGATATGGACCGGCTGAAGGCGCTGATCGGGCTGCAGGACGAGCGGAGAAAATGA
- the cobD gene encoding threonine-phosphate decarboxylase CobD yields the protein MLERFGHGGDLLTAQELYGLEASRYVDFSANMNPLGPPPCVAGLLRSYADAIGRYPDPASRRLLRKLSQVHGIDERCLIPGNGAAELIELTVRLFAPSVTVIAAPSFAEYADAARKAGSRIAAMRLRRENGFALTPELARQSLEKLRAEGVRQGEALWLLGSPNNPTGRLCDPAIVRWLTAQGERVVVDEAFMDFIPEEGRFSVLRDAAADERIVVIRSMTKFYAIPGIRLGYAAAAPETIGRLKALQTPWSVNSLAQQIGEAVLEDEGFRSRTLRWLAEERGRLAEGLKAPGFEVFDGAANYLLFSIPAGSGFTASSLQRRLGAGGVLIRDASRFEELDESFCRVAVRLRRDNERLLEELEAALKSHAEERQRSGRDERKP from the coding sequence GTGCTGGAACGATTCGGCCACGGCGGCGATCTGCTGACCGCCCAGGAGCTGTACGGCCTCGAAGCGTCGCGTTACGTCGACTTCAGCGCCAACATGAATCCGCTCGGTCCGCCGCCCTGCGTTGCCGGGCTGCTTCGCAGCTACGCCGATGCGATCGGCCGTTATCCCGATCCCGCGTCGAGAAGGCTGCTCCGGAAGCTGTCGCAGGTTCACGGCATCGACGAGCGGTGTCTCATTCCGGGCAACGGCGCGGCGGAGCTGATCGAGCTGACGGTCCGGCTGTTCGCGCCCTCCGTTACGGTGATTGCGGCGCCTTCGTTCGCCGAGTATGCCGACGCGGCCCGCAAGGCCGGCAGCCGGATCGCGGCGATGCGGCTGAGGCGGGAGAACGGCTTCGCCCTGACGCCGGAGCTAGCACGGCAGTCGCTTGAAAAGCTGCGTGCCGAAGGCGTGCGCCAAGGCGAGGCGCTTTGGCTGCTCGGATCGCCGAACAATCCGACGGGCCGGCTTTGCGATCCGGCTATTGTCCGGTGGTTGACGGCCCAAGGCGAGCGGGTCGTCGTTGACGAAGCGTTCATGGATTTCATTCCGGAGGAGGGCAGGTTCAGCGTCCTGCGGGATGCGGCAGCCGACGAACGGATCGTCGTCATCCGGTCGATGACGAAGTTTTATGCCATTCCCGGCATTCGTCTCGGCTATGCGGCGGCCGCGCCGGAAACGATCGGCCGTCTTAAAGCGCTGCAGACGCCGTGGAGCGTCAATTCGCTGGCACAGCAAATCGGCGAAGCGGTGCTGGAGGACGAGGGCTTCCGAAGCCGGACGCTGCGATGGCTGGCGGAGGAGCGCGGCCGGCTGGCGGAGGGGCTGAAGGCGCCGGGCTTCGAAGTGTTCGACGGCGCGGCCAATTACTTGCTGTTCTCCATTCCGGCCGGGTCCGGGTTCACGGCTTCGTCACTGCAGCGGAGACTTGGAGCCGGAGGCGTGCTTATTCGCGACGCTTCGCGCTTTGAAGAGCTGGACGAAAGCTTCTGCCGGGTTGCCGTCCGGCTGCGCCGGGATAACGAGCGGCTGCTTGAGGAGCTTGAAGCGGCTTTAAAGTCGCACGCGGAAGAGCGGCAAAGGAGCGGACGCGATGAAAGAAAACCGTAA
- the rpoD gene encoding RNA polymerase sigma factor RpoD: MAIHPSEFENAPDADAFKIDDDLLSLPPGIKIDDPVRMYLKEIGRVPLLSAEDEVELAKRIVQGDNAAKQRLAEANLRLVVSIARRYVGRGMLFLDLIQEGNIGLFKAVEKFDYSKGFKFSTYATWWIRQAITRAIADQARTIRVPVHMVETINKLSRITRQLVQTLGREPTPEELAEEMELSVEKIREVMKVAQEPVSLETPIGEENDSNLGDFIEDHDATAPADAAAYELLKEQLEDVLDTLTEREESVLRLRFGLDDGRTRTLEEVGKEFGVTRERIRQIEAKALRKLRHPSRSKRLKDFLD, from the coding sequence ATGGCGATTCATCCATCCGAATTCGAAAACGCACCAGACGCCGATGCCTTTAAAATCGACGACGATTTGCTTTCATTGCCTCCGGGCATCAAAATCGACGACCCTGTGCGCATGTATTTAAAGGAAATCGGCCGCGTACCGCTCCTTTCGGCCGAAGACGAGGTCGAGCTGGCCAAGCGGATCGTGCAGGGAGACAATGCGGCGAAGCAGCGGCTTGCGGAAGCGAATCTGCGGCTCGTCGTCAGTATTGCCCGGCGTTATGTGGGGCGCGGCATGCTTTTTCTCGATCTGATTCAGGAAGGCAATATCGGACTGTTCAAAGCGGTCGAGAAATTCGATTATTCCAAAGGGTTTAAATTCAGCACCTATGCGACTTGGTGGATCCGTCAGGCGATCACGAGAGCGATTGCCGATCAGGCGCGGACGATCCGGGTGCCCGTTCATATGGTCGAAACGATTAACAAGCTGTCCCGCATCACCCGGCAGCTCGTGCAGACGCTCGGCCGCGAACCGACGCCGGAGGAGCTTGCCGAGGAGATGGAGCTGTCGGTCGAGAAAATCCGCGAGGTGATGAAGGTCGCGCAGGAGCCGGTATCGCTCGAAACTCCGATCGGAGAAGAGAACGACTCGAATCTGGGCGATTTTATCGAGGATCACGATGCGACGGCGCCGGCGGACGCTGCCGCTTATGAGCTGCTGAAGGAACAGCTGGAGGACGTGCTCGACACGCTCACCGAGCGCGAAGAAAGTGTTCTGCGGCTCCGTTTCGGACTTGACGACGGACGTACCCGGACGCTGGAAGAGGTCGGCAAAGAATTCGGCGTCACGCGCGAACGGATCCGCCAGATCGAAGCGAAGGCGCTTCGCAAGCTGAGGCATCCGAGCCGGAGCAAGCGTCTGAAAGATTTTCTGGACTAA
- the cobT gene encoding nicotinate-nucleotide--dimethylbenzimidazole phosphoribosyltransferase yields MNDRTKHGNGKKIDPELRLREIADRIGPPDREAADAALRHLDSLTKPPGSLGRLETIAARLAGMTGELAPDLSRRAVVVMAADHGVCEEGVSAFPAEVTPQMVYNFAAGGAAVNVLAKQAGAQVVCVDIGVNAELDHPQVLGRKVRKGTANMTQGPAMTRGEAAEAILAGMELAFELHAAGCRMFATGEMGIGNTTASAALCVALAGMTPDEAVGLGTGIDEPRRRHKVDVVRRAIERNRPDPVDPLDALAKVGGLEIAGLTGLILGAAERRCPVVIDGFISTAAAFAAAKIAPQSSAYMLGSHLSHERGHRMLLEKAGLTPLLHLDMRLGEGTGAVLAFHLIDAAVAVMKEMATFESAGVSRE; encoded by the coding sequence ATGAACGATAGGACGAAGCATGGAAACGGAAAGAAAATCGACCCGGAGCTCCGGCTCCGGGAAATCGCGGACCGGATCGGGCCTCCGGACCGGGAGGCCGCGGATGCGGCTTTGCGGCACTTGGACAGCCTGACGAAGCCGCCGGGAAGTCTCGGCCGGCTGGAGACGATCGCCGCGCGGCTCGCGGGAATGACGGGCGAGCTCGCGCCTGATCTGTCCCGCCGCGCCGTCGTCGTCATGGCCGCCGATCACGGCGTCTGCGAAGAAGGCGTCAGCGCCTTCCCGGCGGAGGTGACGCCGCAGATGGTTTACAATTTCGCCGCCGGAGGGGCGGCGGTAAACGTGCTGGCGAAACAGGCCGGAGCGCAGGTGGTCTGCGTCGATATCGGCGTAAACGCGGAGCTGGACCATCCGCAGGTGCTCGGCCGCAAGGTGCGCAAAGGGACGGCGAATATGACCCAGGGTCCGGCGATGACGCGCGGCGAGGCGGCGGAAGCGATATTGGCCGGCATGGAGCTGGCTTTCGAGCTGCACGCGGCGGGCTGCCGCATGTTCGCGACCGGCGAAATGGGCATCGGCAATACGACGGCCAGCGCCGCGCTGTGCGTCGCGCTCGCGGGCATGACGCCGGACGAGGCGGTCGGGCTCGGCACCGGCATCGACGAACCGCGAAGACGGCACAAAGTGGACGTCGTGCGCCGGGCGATCGAGCGGAACCGGCCGGATCCAGTGGACCCGCTGGATGCGCTCGCCAAGGTCGGCGGGCTGGAAATCGCCGGCTTGACGGGTCTGATACTCGGCGCGGCCGAGCGGCGGTGTCCGGTCGTCATCGACGGGTTTATCTCGACTGCCGCCGCATTCGCCGCCGCGAAGATCGCGCCGCAATCGTCCGCTTATATGCTCGGCTCGCATTTATCCCATGAGCGGGGCCACCGCATGCTGCTGGAAAAGGCGGGCCTGACGCCGCTGCTCCATCTGGACATGCGGCTCGGCGAGGGAACGGGGGCCGTGCTCGCTTTTCACCTGATCGACGCTGCGGTCGCCGTAATGAAGGAGATGGCGACGTTCGAGAGCGCGGGCGTATCGCGGGAATAA
- a CDS encoding ABC transporter substrate-binding protein: MMRKKRNQPLWAKRWPALLLAALLLTALAACGGPKNADQAQQPAANGSGGGTTNTQVAGNAADDTTADGGNAGGDKVDAGSAGAPQATVYPLKVTDGTGTELTFQQAPQRIVTLLPSETEVVYAVGAGDRVVAVDDFSNYPKDAESKEKIGGADANLEKIASLKPDLVLGSSNMSSNTVEALRKLNLTVYASDPKTYDAVIDKIKQIGVILDKSAEAEKVATHMQDVRKQVEEAVKDAPKPKVYLEISPGWTVGKGEFLDELLTIAGGTNIADQSGWFQIDPEAVIKANPDIIVYTSQAGLKPGEKNPILAAIETRPGWEQISAVKNNKLFEVDQDPLVRVGPRLSDGLLEVAKKLHPDLVK, from the coding sequence ATGATGCGAAAGAAAAGGAACCAGCCCTTATGGGCAAAAAGATGGCCGGCCCTTCTGCTTGCCGCGCTGCTGCTTACGGCGCTTGCCGCCTGCGGAGGCCCAAAAAACGCGGACCAAGCGCAGCAGCCGGCTGCGAACGGTTCGGGCGGCGGAACGACTAACACGCAAGTCGCCGGAAATGCGGCAGACGATACGACGGCAGACGGCGGCAATGCGGGAGGCGATAAGGTTGACGCGGGCAGTGCCGGAGCGCCGCAGGCGACCGTGTATCCGCTGAAAGTAACGGACGGAACAGGCACCGAGCTGACGTTTCAGCAGGCGCCGCAGCGAATCGTCACCCTGCTGCCGAGTGAAACGGAAGTGGTGTACGCCGTCGGCGCCGGCGACCGTGTCGTCGCCGTAGACGATTTTTCCAATTACCCGAAGGATGCGGAAAGCAAGGAGAAAATCGGGGGGGCCGACGCGAATCTTGAGAAAATCGCCAGCCTGAAGCCGGATCTCGTGCTCGGCTCCTCCAACATGAGCTCGAATACGGTCGAAGCGCTGCGCAAGCTGAACCTGACGGTCTACGCGTCGGATCCGAAAACGTATGACGCCGTGATCGACAAAATCAAGCAAATCGGCGTCATTTTGGACAAGTCCGCCGAAGCGGAGAAGGTCGCCACCCATATGCAGGACGTGCGCAAACAGGTAGAGGAGGCGGTGAAGGACGCGCCGAAGCCGAAAGTCTATTTGGAAATTTCCCCGGGCTGGACAGTCGGGAAAGGTGAATTTCTGGACGAATTGCTGACCATTGCGGGCGGAACGAACATCGCCGACCAAAGCGGCTGGTTCCAGATCGATCCCGAAGCGGTCATCAAAGCGAATCCGGACATCATCGTATATACGTCTCAGGCGGGACTAAAGCCCGGCGAGAAAAACCCGATTCTCGCGGCGATCGAGACGCGTCCGGGCTGGGAGCAGATCAGCGCCGTGAAAAACAACAAGCTGTTCGAGGTGGATCAGGACCCGCTCGTTCGCGTAGGACCACGTCTTTCCGACGGATTGCTCGAGGTCGCGAAGAAGCTCCATCCCGATCTCGTCAAATAA
- the cobU gene encoding bifunctional adenosylcobinamide kinase/adenosylcobinamide-phosphate guanylyltransferase: protein MAVFITGGARSGKSDFAERYAMKLASSGIYVATSRIWDEETAERVDRHERLRESSGYPWTTVEEPSKLAALLRRLEAETAGDAGRPSVLIDCLTLWLTNVMLQTEGEPEPGDDMEKSAGEDGTVFGAAKGEADAAGTVTMANCQGGGQTKSGPNGFHTETVFADSPGDDKDLPADRLAAAVDELAAAVADYTGPLLLVTNEVGSGIVPAYPLGRRFRDEAGRMNRRLAAVCEQAFLVVAGFPLDLKMHAFRLEEL, encoded by the coding sequence ATGGCGGTGTTCATTACGGGCGGGGCCCGCAGCGGGAAAAGCGACTTTGCCGAGCGTTATGCGATGAAGCTGGCGTCGAGCGGCATCTATGTCGCCACTTCCCGCATTTGGGACGAGGAGACGGCGGAACGCGTCGACCGGCACGAACGGCTTCGGGAGTCGTCCGGGTATCCGTGGACAACGGTGGAGGAGCCAAGTAAGCTTGCAGCTCTGCTGCGGCGGCTGGAGGCCGAAACGGCGGGCGATGCCGGACGTCCCTCCGTGCTGATCGATTGCCTGACGCTGTGGCTTACGAATGTCATGCTGCAGACGGAGGGCGAGCCGGAACCGGGTGACGACATGGAAAAATCAGCCGGCGAAGACGGGACGGTTTTCGGCGCCGCTAAAGGTGAAGCGGATGCCGCCGGCACGGTAACGATGGCAAACTGCCAGGGTGGCGGTCAGACGAAATCCGGTCCGAACGGCTTCCACACGGAAACGGTCTTTGCCGATTCGCCGGGCGACGATAAGGATCTGCCCGCAGACCGGCTCGCGGCCGCCGTCGACGAGCTGGCCGCGGCTGTGGCGGACTACACCGGCCCGCTGCTGCTAGTGACTAACGAGGTCGGCAGCGGGATCGTGCCGGCTTATCCGCTCGGCCGCCGTTTTCGCGATGAAGCGGGCAGGATGAACCGGCGGCTGGCTGCCGTTTGTGAGCAAGCCTTCCTGGTCGTTGCCGGCTTCCCGCTCGATTTGAAGATGCACGCTTTTCGGCTGGAGGAGCTGTAG
- a CDS encoding heme ABC transporter ATP-binding protein codes for MIEAREAGKTIGTRPILEKLSFRMKEGLMYGIIGPNGAGKSTLIRLLSGVEAPSSGRVLLEGSDASGYPRRELAKWLAVLQQGGLAPVPFTVREVVEMGRYPYQNWLGEEKTDASPVVDEALTVMGLHELRRRRFDQLSGGERQRVALAKVMVQEPRLLLLDEPTTYLDIGYQLQMLDTVKSWQRSRRITVVAVLHDLNLAAHYCDELLLLAGGCIEAFGTPPEIVTAEMIRRVYGAEALVLEHPQTGVPQLLLQPSEPPAYRQTKGTGTQ; via the coding sequence ATGATCGAAGCGCGGGAAGCGGGCAAAACGATCGGCACGAGGCCCATTTTGGAGAAGCTGTCTTTTCGCATGAAGGAAGGCCTGATGTACGGCATAATCGGACCGAACGGCGCCGGCAAATCGACGCTGATCCGGCTGCTGTCCGGCGTCGAAGCGCCGTCCTCCGGCAGGGTGCTCCTTGAAGGAAGTGACGCGTCGGGCTATCCGCGCAGGGAGCTGGCCAAATGGCTGGCCGTGCTGCAGCAGGGCGGGCTCGCTCCCGTGCCGTTTACCGTGCGCGAAGTGGTGGAGATGGGGCGGTATCCGTATCAAAACTGGCTCGGCGAGGAGAAAACGGACGCCAGTCCGGTCGTCGACGAGGCGTTGACCGTAATGGGGCTGCACGAGCTCCGGCGCCGGCGGTTCGACCAGCTGAGCGGCGGCGAGCGGCAGCGTGTGGCGCTCGCCAAGGTGATGGTGCAGGAGCCGCGCCTCCTGCTGCTGGACGAGCCGACGACTTACCTGGATATCGGCTACCAGCTGCAGATGCTCGATACGGTCAAAAGCTGGCAGCGCAGCCGCCGCATCACGGTCGTCGCCGTACTGCATGATTTGAATCTGGCCGCGCATTATTGCGACGAGCTGCTTTTGCTGGCGGGAGGGTGCATCGAAGCGTTCGGGACGCCGCCGGAAATCGTTACCGCGGAGATGATCCGGCGCGTTTACGGCGCCGAGGCGCTTGTGCTGGAGCATCCGCAAACCGGCGTGCCGCAGCTGCTGCTGCAGCCGTCCGAGCCGCCGGCTTATCGGCAAACGAAAGGAACGGGAACGCAATGA
- the cobS gene encoding adenosylcobinamide-GDP ribazoletransferase: protein MVFRAIKGQLQAAGAAFQLLSRVPIPFSLPFTPPVLARSAVYFPAVGALLGAVLAITGWVLGKGVPALPAAVLLLIVWTVYSGALHLDGLMDTADGVLSHRPRERMLEIMKDSRVGAMGVTAAALLLLFKFSLLAALLDGGRWAEAWPAVAAACMWSRLWLVFAMACWPFARPDEGLAAMFARVKLRHAAAALAVNVLLIAAVYAASGMPFAVSAASIAVQAAIAAGAGTAACGWLSRKLGGLTGDTYGAVNELLEALLLFAALWGIK, encoded by the coding sequence GTGGTTTTTCGTGCGATAAAAGGTCAGCTGCAGGCAGCCGGCGCGGCTTTTCAGCTGCTGTCGCGGGTTCCGATACCGTTCTCCCTTCCGTTCACGCCGCCGGTGCTGGCGCGCAGCGCGGTTTATTTTCCGGCGGTCGGGGCGCTGCTCGGCGCTGTTCTCGCCATCACCGGCTGGGTACTAGGGAAAGGCGTCCCCGCGCTGCCGGCGGCCGTTCTTCTCCTGATCGTCTGGACCGTCTACAGCGGCGCGCTGCATCTGGACGGCCTGATGGATACGGCAGACGGCGTGCTGAGCCATCGCCCGCGTGAGCGGATGCTTGAAATTATGAAGGACAGCCGGGTCGGAGCGATGGGCGTCACCGCCGCCGCTTTGCTGCTGCTGTTCAAATTTTCGCTTCTGGCCGCGCTGCTGGACGGAGGCCGATGGGCGGAGGCGTGGCCCGCCGTTGCCGCGGCATGCATGTGGAGCAGGCTGTGGCTCGTGTTCGCGATGGCCTGCTGGCCGTTTGCCCGGCCGGACGAAGGGCTTGCCGCCATGTTCGCCCGGGTGAAGCTCCGGCATGCTGCGGCTGCGCTGGCCGTGAACGTCCTGCTGATCGCGGCCGTTTACGCCGCATCCGGCATGCCGTTTGCCGTAAGCGCAGCCTCGATTGCCGTTCAGGCGGCGATCGCTGCCGGTGCCGGAACGGCGGCATGCGGATGGCTGAGCCGAAAGCTGGGCGGGCTCACCGGCGATACGTACGGCGCGGTTAACGAGCTGCTGGAGGCTTTATTGCTGTTTGCCGCCCTCTGGGGCATTAAATGA
- a CDS encoding FecCD family ABC transporter permease has translation MKRKLYLYGGAALLLLGVSIVVCLSIGSAGLPLRDVWGILVHQLPWMSDPAAHWDAGDIAIVTQLRLSRVLLAVLAGACLSLAGAGFQGVLRNPLADPFTLGVASGCSVGAAFMILFGYQTALGVWSIPLVAFAVGIATLAVVFGLSRAKGGGMGIETLILSGVIVQAFLGAVVSFMATLSQNVVNEVLFWLMGSLNGRGWEHVRLITPFLIVGLPVLIRFAQPLNLFAFGERHAAHLGIRVERTKLVVLAVSTLLTAVAVSICGVVGFVGLVVPHLIRLLVGPDYRLIMPLSAAGGGIYLLWSDTLARSALSPKEIPLGVVTAIIGAPFFAYLLYRRKVQQGGAA, from the coding sequence ATGAAACGGAAGCTGTATCTGTACGGAGGAGCCGCGCTGCTCCTCCTAGGCGTATCGATCGTGGTCTGTTTGTCGATCGGGTCGGCGGGTCTGCCGCTTCGCGACGTCTGGGGAATTCTTGTCCATCAGCTTCCTTGGATGAGCGATCCCGCCGCGCACTGGGACGCAGGCGATATCGCGATCGTCACCCAGCTGCGGCTGTCCCGCGTGCTGCTGGCCGTGCTGGCCGGCGCCTGCTTGTCGCTCGCCGGTGCCGGCTTTCAGGGCGTGCTGCGCAACCCGCTCGCCGACCCGTTTACGCTCGGCGTCGCTTCGGGCTGCTCGGTCGGCGCGGCGTTTATGATCCTGTTCGGGTACCAGACGGCGCTCGGCGTCTGGTCGATCCCGCTTGTCGCGTTTGCCGTAGGCATCGCAACGCTGGCCGTCGTGTTCGGGCTGTCCCGGGCAAAAGGCGGCGGCATGGGCATTGAAACGCTCATTTTGTCGGGCGTCATCGTGCAGGCGTTTCTCGGCGCGGTCGTCTCGTTTATGGCGACGCTGTCGCAAAATGTTGTGAACGAGGTCCTGTTTTGGCTGATGGGGAGCTTGAACGGCCGCGGCTGGGAGCATGTACGGCTGATCACGCCGTTCCTGATTGTCGGGCTGCCGGTGCTGATCCGTTTCGCGCAGCCGCTCAATTTGTTCGCCTTCGGCGAGCGGCATGCGGCGCACCTCGGCATCCGGGTCGAACGGACGAAGCTTGTCGTGCTGGCCGTCTCGACGCTGCTGACAGCCGTCGCCGTTTCCATCTGCGGCGTCGTCGGTTTCGTCGGCCTCGTCGTGCCGCATTTGATCCGGCTGCTCGTCGGGCCGGATTACCGGCTGATCATGCCGCTGTCGGCGGCGGGCGGCGGCATTTACCTGCTCTGGTCGGATACGCTGGCGAGGTCGGCGCTCAGCCCCAAGGAAATTCCGCTCGGCGTCGTGACGGCGATCATCGGCGCGCCTTTCTTCGCCTATTTACTCTACCGTCGGAAAGTGCAGCAGGGAGGTGCGGCATGA